ATACAATTGACTGCTAAAGGAGAACAAGCCGTTTTGGATACAGATAATTTTGTGAACCCTTTAACTCATATTATTGAAAAATCTACAGCTATTGATAAATTAGCTTTATGGCACAGTATTACTACAATAATTGTAGAGTTAAACAAATTAGATATAATTAATGTGCAAAGAATGTGTTTAGCATGCAATCATTACTCCAAAAAAGATAACACTCCGTTTTGTGGCTTATTACATCAAAACCTAGAAATACAGGATATAAGGATTGATTGTCCTGAATTTGAGTCGAAATAAACCATTATCCTTCATATACTTCCCCACGGTGTGGCTTTAAAGCATCACGAACACCTATCATAAAATCATCCGTTACTACCATCCAAGCTATAGCATGCATTTCGTTTACAGCTTCAAAACCTGTAATATTTAAAGGCAATTTCTCTATTGCTATATATTCTTTTAGGTGAATTTCGTGATGTTCAGCAGTTTTTGCAGCAGCAGGACCACGAAAATCCCATATCAGTTTTATTTTTCTCATGTATACTTAAAAGTTTAAGAGCGCAAAGTTATAAACTTTGTATCCAAAATAAATATCTTTGGAGTAAAGACATCACTTTATGAAATATATGCTTTACGCTGTTTTACTAACTACTTCGTTATCCTTTTCACAACAATTAACTACAGAGCGCGCCAACGGGCTTGCAGGCTTGCCCTTAAAATGTTTGCAACAAGAATATCCTAATAAATTAAGCCAACTATTAGCCGATTCTACCGAAATTGCCTCCCCTAAGGCGTTACACCCTGCTTTTTATGGTTGTTTCGACTGGCATTCGTCCGTACACGGGCATTGGAGTTTGGTGTATCTGCTAAAACATTTTCCTGATTTGGATAGGAAAGAAGAAGCAATCCAGAAACTGAAAATAAATCTCTCTAAAGAAAATATTGCAACCGAAATAGCCTATTTAATCAAAAAACATAATAAATCGTATGAGCGTACCTATGGATGGGCTTGGTTGCTTAAATTACAACTGGAGTTGGATAGTTACAATACGCCTTTTGCACAGCAATTGGCTAAAAATCTGCAACCGCTGAGTAATTTAATATCCGAACGTTACATTGAATTTTTACCAAAACTTAACTATCCGTTGCGCGTTGGTACACATACCAATACAGCTTTTGGGATGTCGTTCGCTTGGGATTATGCTGTTCACAGTAACAACAAAGCGCTGCAAAATAGTATTAAGGAAAATGCCTTACGACTTTTTAAAAACGATACAGATTGCCCTTTTGACTGGGAGCCAAGCGGTACCGATTTTTTATCGCCATGTATGGAAGAAATAGGTATAATGCAACGTATACTGCCCGAAAAAGACTTTTTACAATGGCTTAAAGGTTTTGCTCCAGCATTATTCAATAAAAATTATACTTGGGAGTTCGGTAAAGTATCCGATAGGAGTGACGGGCATTTGGTTCACCTGGATGGACTTAATTTTAGCCGTGCGTGGAATTTTTATCGTTTGGCAAACCAATACCCCAAAAAGTTAGGGCATTTAAAAACATTAGCAGATAACCATTTAACCTACTCGTTACCCGCTATAGTAGACGGAAACTATGAAGGAGAACATTGGCTCGCCTCTTTTGCATTACATGCCTTTGAGGAGAAATCCCCCAAACTCCCGAAGGGGGAGTAATATATAGTTTCAGTATTTACTTACAAGAAGTCACTCGTCATTGCGAGCGTAACGCAGCGGAGTGTGGCAATCGGGATACTATGAAAAGGCTATTTCGTTTCTCGCAATGCCAAAAAATGTCTTAATTTTGCGCCATGCCCAGAGAATTACAAATACAGGTTGCGCCCGAGGTAGCAGCACAAAAACCTTTACTCATTAGCCATGTAGCAAAACTAATGCATATAAAGCCTGATGAGGTAAGGCATTTAGCAATATTAAAACGCTCTATAGATGCACGGCAGCGCACCGTAAAAGTAAACCTTAAAGTAGCAGTATATTATAACGAAGAGTTTACTGAAGCTCCCATTACCTTACCCAATTACAAAAATGTAAACAATAGCCAAGAAGTAATTATTATAGGGGCAGGTCCGGCAGGTTTATTTGCAGCGTTACAACTTATAGAGCTAGGGATGAAGCCTATTGTTTTAGAGCGTGGTAAAGATGTACAGGCACGCCGTAGGGATTTAAAAGCCATAAATCGTGACCATATTGTAAACGCCGATTCCAATTATTGCTATGGCGAAGGTGGCGCAGGTACGTATTCCGATGGTAAGTTGTACACCCGTTCTAAAAAGCGTGGTGATGTCGATAGGATTCTCCGATTATTTGTAGCCTTTGGTGCATCGCCCGATATATTGGTAGAGGCACACCCGCACATTGGTACAAACAAGCTCCCTAATATTATTAAAGCCATGCGCGAAAAGATAATAGAGTATGGGGGAGAAGTAATTTTTAATACGCGCGTTACCGATATTATTGTAAAAAATAATACTGTTGCAGGCGTAGTTACACAGCACAACGATACGATAAATGCTAACAAAATTATTTTAGCCACAGGGCACTCAGCAC
The Flavobacterium litorale genome window above contains:
- a CDS encoding DUF2891 domain-containing protein, whose product is MKYMLYAVLLTTSLSFSQQLTTERANGLAGLPLKCLQQEYPNKLSQLLADSTEIASPKALHPAFYGCFDWHSSVHGHWSLVYLLKHFPDLDRKEEAIQKLKINLSKENIATEIAYLIKKHNKSYERTYGWAWLLKLQLELDSYNTPFAQQLAKNLQPLSNLISERYIEFLPKLNYPLRVGTHTNTAFGMSFAWDYAVHSNNKALQNSIKENALRLFKNDTDCPFDWEPSGTDFLSPCMEEIGIMQRILPEKDFLQWLKGFAPALFNKNYTWEFGKVSDRSDGHLVHLDGLNFSRAWNFYRLANQYPKKLGHLKTLADNHLTYSLPAIVDGNYEGEHWLASFALHAFEEKSPKLPKGE